A region of the Muricauda sp. MAR_2010_75 genome:
CACCACTTTGACCAACTCGGCATCCTCCGCATTATAGGTAATACTACCTCCGCTTACAATGCCATCGACAAAAATCTGGAACTGCTTCACATAATTTTCAAAGGTTGGAAACACATTGATATGGTCCCAAGCTATCCCACTTAACAAAGCAATATTGGGTTGATAGAGATGAAATTTGGGCCTTCGGTCAATAGGAGATGACAAATATTCGTCCCCCTCCAAAACAATGAAATCGTTCTCCTCGGTAAGGTGCACCATGCGGTCAAAACCCTCCAATTGGGCACCAACCATATAATCCACTTCAATATCATGGTAATCCAACACATGCAAAATCATGGAAGTGATGGTGGTCTTTCCGTGACTTCCACCTATGACCACCCGGGTCTTGTATTTAGATTGTTCGTACAAAAACTCAGGGTAAGAATACGTCTTCAACCCCATTTCCTGAGCTTTTAGCAATTCTGGATTGTCAGGTTTGGCATGCATACCCAAAATAACCGCATCCAACCGATCATGGATTTTTTCGGGAAACCAGCCAAAATGTTCCGGTAACAGTCCTTTCGCCTCCAATCTGCTTTTGGAAGGTTCAAAAATAACATCATCACTTCCGGTAATGTGATACCCTTTGTGCTCCAGGGCCAAGGCCAAATTGTGCATGGCACTCCCCCCAATGGCAATAAAATGAATGTTCATCAATCTTGTTTATCATTCAAAAATAGCCAATGGCAAAACCAATCCAAACAAAGAAATCATCTTATTAATTTTTATATTGGGGTAAAATTGAAAATGATGAACCTATCAGAAATCAAATCCAAGGAAATTATGCCCGGTTACCACGGAAAATTGGTACATGGCGAAAGCATGAGTTGGGTTTTTTGGGACGTGGACCAAGATGCCGAAGTACCCGAACATTTTCATATCCACGAGCAAATCATGCATGTGGTGGAGGGCACTTTTGAACTTACTTTGGACGGAAAAACAGATACCTATCATCCTGGTGATGTGGTCATTATTCCCTCCAACATGCCCCACCGTGGAAAAGCACTTACCAAATGTAAATTAATGGACATTTTTAGTCCGGTACGAGACGAATATAGATAACACATGAACATATCACTGAAAGGAAAAAAAGCCCTAGTGGGCGGGAGTAGTAAAGGAATTGGCGAAGCCATTGCAATGCAATTGGCCAAAAGTGGGGCAAGCGTCACCCTTATGGCTCGAAACGAAAAACGGATGAAGGAATTAACCCAAGAAATGGACAGTTCCCAAGGCCAAAAACATCAGTATTTGGCGGTTGATTTTTCCAATTTTGAAGCTTTCAAGCGTATCATTTCATCTTTTTTCGAACGCAATACCATTGATATCTTGGTCAATAACACCCAAGGTCCTGAAGGCGGCGGTGCTTTGGAAAAAAGTGTTGATGATTATCAGAATGCCTTCGATTTGTTGTTCAAATCAGTGGTCTTCACCACAGAACTCGCGCTAAAACAGATGCAAAACAATAAATGGGGTCGTATTATCAATGTGGCCTCCATATCGGTAAAGGAACCCTTGAGTTATTTGGCACTTTCCAATACCATTCGGGCTGCGGTGGTCACTTGGGCAAAGAGTTTGGCCTTTGACGTGGCCCAAGATGGTATTACGGTGAACAGTATTTTGACGGGCTATTTTGATACGGACCGAATTGCCCAGCTCAATACCAAAAAGGCGGAAAAAATGGGAATATCTCCCGAAGAAGTGCTTTCCGCTATGGAAGATAAGGTTCCTATGAAGCGTATAGGAAAACCAGCGGAATACGGATATCTGGTAACTTTTTTAGCATCGGACCAAGCGGCTTACATTACCGGAACCAATATTCCAATTGATGGAGGGCTACTGAAATCCATGTGATTTTCCCCTTTCCCATTTGTAGAAAAATTCCGTATAAAATTATTGAATTCATAATTTTTACATACATTTAATATGTAACCAACAAAATCAAAGACTATGAATTCAAAAGTTTTTATGGTGGTCCGCATCTTATTGGGACTATTTGTCCTAATATTTGGACTGAACAAATTTTTAAATTTCATCCCAATGGGAGGTGAAATGCCCGATTCTGTTATTGCCTTTTTTGGGGCTGTCTCATCCTCTTATACCTTAAAATTGGTAGCCATTGTGGAAATTTTGGCAGGTCTTGCTTTTATTTTCAACAAATATGGTGCTTTAATGGCCATAATTTTAATGAGTGTTTCCGTAAATGCGGTACTATTTCATGCCACACTGTTGCCGGAGGGCATAGGCCCCGCCCTGGCATTGTTGATATTGAACATATTGGCCCTTATTGGCTATAAAGACCGGTACAAGGATTTGCTGAAACCTTAAATCCACATGTCTTAAATGTCACATCGAGTGGGGTCGAGATGTTCTTACAGCGCATAATCAAGGCGTTCTCGACTGCGCTCGAACTGACATCATTTCTTGTTGTTCAATCAAAGACTCATTTTATCCTTGAAGATATAGGACTGTCTTCGGGACACCTCAACTTCTTCCCCATTTTTAAGGGTAAGCTTCAATTTTCCATTGAACCAAGGCACCACATTTTCTATATAATTGGTATTTACGATTTGTTGGCGATTTGCCCTAAAAAAAGAAGTCTCCGGAAGCTTTTCCTCTACTTGGTTGAGCGATTTGTACAACAATGGTTTTTTATCCTCAAAATAGACCCTAGTATAGTTCCCTACAATTTCAAACAGGGAAATGTCCCCAATTTTCACTAACCAGCATGCTTCTCCGTCTTTGATGAAAATCTGACTGTTTTCCGATAATTTCTTGGTTTCAGCGCCCTTACCCTCATCTGCATTCTCCAACTTGGCCTTGACCTTATCCATAGCCATGGCAAACCGTTTTTCACTTACTGGCTTCAAGAGATAGTCCAATGCATTGTACTCGAATGATTTTATGGCATATTCATCAAAAGCTGTGGTAAAAACAGTAATGGGTACCTCATCCAGCATTTCCAAGAGTTCAAAACCATCTTTTTCGGGCATATTGATGTCCAAAAACAAAACATCTGGTGTTGTATTTTGAATAAGCTCAAAACCATTGTCAACATTCTCCGCTTCACCCAAAAGCTCAATATCCCCATATTTTTTAATGAGTTCCTTCAGCTCATTTCGGGCCAAGCGTGAATCTTCAACAATAACGGCTTTTATTTTCATGCCAATGGAATTTTAATAAGCGCCAGCACCTCATCGGAAACCTCTTCTAAACTAAAGGAAGCCTTATCAGCATAGAGCAGTTTCAGGCGTTGTTCAATATTTTTCAACCCCAATTGCGTGGAATCTTTTGTAATTTGAAGTTTACCCGTATTTCTGACTTCAATGACCAAAATTGCTTCTTCTTTTTTAATGTTCAAAGTGATGGCTCCACCACGCTTAAGGTTCGAAATACCATGTTTTATGGCATTCTCTACAAGCAATTGTATGATCATGGGAGGAATCTGGATATCCAAAGTATTGGCTTCCACATTTTTAACGAACTCCAACCGATTCTCAAACTGAATTTTGGAAAGGTCGATATAGTTATCCACCACCTCAAGTTCCTCCCGAACCGAAATGGCATTTATGTTGTTCTTGGTAAGGGAATATCGTAAAATTTCGGAAAGTTTGGTCAACATTTCACGGGATTTCTCTACATCCTCAAGCATTAATCCACGAATGTTATTGAGACTGTTGAACATGAAATGTGGGTTGATCTGTCCTTTAAGGGTATTTAGTTGTGCCTGCTTTAAATGCGTGTTCAACTCCAAGCGCTCAATACGGTCTTGGTTGAGTTTCAACAACAGCTTAATGACCAAATAGGTTACCGTCCAAGCCCCAATCAAAAACAAAGAATTGAGCACTTGGATACCGATGTTATCATAGTTTTTGAACATATTATGTTCGGCCTCGGTCAATGTTGGTCCGAATTTTACGTAGAGGAAACCAAACAGGGTGTTCAAAGCACCAAACACGAGTGCCGTCAGCAAAAAAGAGATAAGAATTTTAATAAAGTCTTTCCCACCAAAGGATTCAAATTGCACACTCCGTTTCAAGTACCACCGAAGCAAAGAAGTGGAAAAAATGCCAAGAAAAGTACCCATCACCACCGAATAGAGCAGTAACTGGGGACTAAGCCCTTTTACCACAAAAATGGATACCGAATTAATAAATCCCCAACCCAAAAGTTGAAGTACCCAAAAAATGTAATTTCTTCTCTTGCTATTTAATTCCATGGAATATGTTCCGCGATAACCCAAATATACTCTTTGCAATGCAACCTGTGGAATTCCTTTACTGCTGTTTTTTGGCGCTTTTTTTCCAAAAAGGAACACAGCAGGCCTTGCTCGACGGCAAAAATGTTATCCAAACCATGGTCATCCCGGTATAAAAGAACACAAAATAGTCATCGTAGGCCCATCCCATCCATTTGCCATAGAACCCGATAGAGGCCCCCACGATTCCCATTCCCAAAATTACTTTCTGTGTTGTATTTAGTTTTTTCATTGTATTGGTTTTAAAGTTTGAAAAATTCAATTATAAGAGGATGTCCATCAATACGGATATCATCAATTTTGCCAGTGCGATCATTACGTTTTGTTTTAATGGTTTTGTATGATGCTAAAGTAGAGGACTTTACTCCAGAACGAAAGGAGATTATGGGCAGTGGTAAAAATGAACGTGCGAACGGTAAATGGAATGGTTTTACACAAAAAAAGGGAGCGAAATGCTCCCTTTTTCATTGAATGTCAGTGATTTTATTAATCTTTTAGTGGTTGAGGTATTTCTTGTTGCCCCAAATGTTTGGCATAAAAACCCATCATGGACCTATAGAGATCCAAGCGGTTTTCCTCTTTTCCAAATCCATGCCCTTCATCATATTTTACCATATAGGGCACATCATAGCCTTTTTCCCGCAAGGCACTAACAATTTGATCGGATTCGTCAATGTTCACCCGTGGATCGTTGGCGCCCTGTACCACAAACAGTGGTTTTTTGATTTTATCAATTTGATAGACCGGGGAAACTTCTTCCATGATTTTCTTCTCTTCGGGATTGTCCTCATCATACCAAATCTCCTTAATAATCTTTAAATAGGGCTTCCAATAGGGCGGAATGGTCTTCATAAAAGTGAACAAATTGGACACACCAACATAATCCACACCACAAGCATAAAGGTCCGGAGTCTTTGTCAAGCCCCTTAAAACAGCATATCCTCCGTGGCTGCCTCCGTAAATAGCGGCTTTTTTGGGATCTACCCAACCTTGTTCCACTACATATTTAAGACCGTCCTCAACATCGTCCATGGCCTTTCTTCCTATCTCTTTAAACCCTGATTCCAAAAACTCGCGCCCATACCCTCCAGAAATCCTAAAATTTACTTGAAGTGTAGCATACCCCCTACTGGCGAACAATTGGGCTTCGGGGTTAAACCCCCAAGAATCACGGATTCCCTGTGGCCCACCATGCGGGTTAACGATCACAGGAACTTTTTCACCTGCTAAAACTGCTTTTGGTAAAGTAATATAACCATGCAGGGTAATGCCATCCCTGCTGGTAAAGGTAATGGGACGCATTTCGGCCATATCCTCTTTTTTCAGTTGAGGCATGGTGTTATATAACTCCGTAAGTTCATCTTTGGCCACATTGTAGGCGTAGTAAATCCCATATACCCTGTCGCTATCCACGTAGAGCATATACAAGTTTTCATCTTCGGTACTGTCCAAAATATCATACTGCATTCCGGGAAGCTCTTCTTTTACCTTGGCATCCATTTTTTTGAACACATCGCTTACGGGTACAATCACACTTTTTTCCCCTTCATAAGCAAAGTAGTCGATTTCATAATTCCTTGTTCTGGAAATGCCCCCTTCCTGCACATCATATTGATCATGGGAAAAAATCTTTTTAATGATTTTGTTCTCTTTAAGATCATAAAGCTGTACTTCGGCTTTATCATTGTCCAGATTGGAAATCACATAAGCATCATGTGGGTACTCGGTGGCATAATTAAAATCGGCTATAAAGAAGTTATCCTTCCAGTTGAGCTGTTTCAAAACCTTGAAACCACCTTCACCATCTTCATAGTACACATCTTGTTCCACCCCATCACGGAGTTTTGTAAACCCCTTTAATTTTCCAGTTTTGTCAAAATCGTAGCCAAGAATGGGATTGGCCGGGTCATCATTGGTGTATAGTTGGGTAATCTCTCCCGTAACAACATTCAATTTAAAGGGCTCAAATACTTGTGCGTTATTCTTGTTCAAATCGACTATGATATGCTCCTTATCATCTCGCAACAACTCATTGAAATCGGCTCTGACCCCATCAAAAGGTGTTAGATCTTTTAAGTTGTCGCCGTCAAGGTCAACGGCATAGATATGATAGTTCTCATCACCTCCTGTGTCCATTGAAAAATATAGCCGTTCATTGTTAAGCCAGCCATACACTCGGACCAATTCTTCTTTTTCCTCAATAGCTCTTTTCACTTCACTGGTCTCCAAATTCTTCACATAAATATGGCGCTTTCCATTTTCATCACTTTCTCTGTAGGAAAGATATTTCCCATCAGGGGAAAATCGAAATGTAAAGGCTTTTGGATTGCCAAAATAATCTTCTACGGTATACCGGTAATCCCCTTGATCCAATGCTGCCAGAGCCTGCAGTTCTTCTTCGGAGCTGATCAATGTGGTATCACCTGGTTTTTCTTGGGCCTGAATGGATCCTCCCAAAAACAGGAATAGGGAAAGTCCACAGACCCAATTGATCTTTTGTGTTGTTTTCATAAGTGTTGAATTAATTGTTCGATTGAAATTTAATTACCATAAAATAAGACTGACTTTATGCTCTTTTGTTACATTTTGATAATAAATGTATTGGCAAGAACAACCCAATCCTACTCCATTATGGGCAACGGTATTCTGAAGATGATGACGAGTTCTCAATCAGTTTCAGGGGGAAACTTTGAAAATACCTTTTTGACCAAGGCTTTTAAACGATCTTCCCTCACACTTGGTGAGGCATTGTCTCTATATCCACTTTCCGTAGAAGCTTGCCAGAACAGCGCATCCCGTTGGGCATCCACAAAATCAAACTGTATGTGTCGTTGAATACCTCCATTTCCAATAGGCACTCCTACGGAAACGCCTCCACCTACATTTCTGCCCGTTCCGCCCATACCAATACCAAGGGAACTATTGGGGGCACTTTGGTATTCGCTGCTGAGGATGTTGATGAAAAATTCGGGCTCCTCGGCCAAACGGTATCCTTTAAACTGCAGGGTTGAATCCAAGGCACGTATCAATCGGCGTTCATCCAATTGGCTGAGGCCTGTTTCCATGTCCGAAAAATAGTTGTATGTGGTATAGTTGGAAAAATCCGTTCCTTTGTCATAGTCATAATTCACCCGTATGGTGGAACAGGATGCAAATAGACAACAAAATGCTATAAAAAGTAGGTGTCGCATGACAAGTGCATCTGGATTACCACTAAAAATAATGAATATTTGGCTTTTGGAATGGAATAACGGTTGTTATTCGTTCAACAGCTCCCAAAGTCTATCCTTGAGTTCCTGAATGCCCAATTGACTAACTGAAGAAATGAACATATAGGGCACATCCTTAAAATCTTCCTTCATGTCTTCCCGAATTTCGGCAATGAGTTCCTCATCCAACATATCGCATTTGGAAATGGCCACCAAACGGCCTTTATCCAAGAGTTCCGGGTTGTACCGTCGCAGTTCATCCAACAAAATGGCATATTCCTGACTGATATCCTTACTGTCCGCCGGAATCAGAAAGAGTAAGGTGGCATTGCGTTCAATATGCCGTAAAAAATAGTGTCCCAATCCCTTGCCTTCGGCTGCTCCTTCAATAATTCCTGGAATATCGGCCATTACAAAGCTTCTGAAGTCACGATATTCCACAATGCCCAAATTGGGCTTTAGGGTCGTAAATTCGTAATTGGCTATCTTGGGCTTTGCCGAAGTCATTACGGAAAGCAGGGTGGATTTACCAGCATTTGGGAAACCCACCAGGCCCACATCGGCCAAAACCTTTAACTCCAGTGTTATCTGAGTTTCCTGGCCGGGAATCCCAGGTTGGGCATACCTTGGCGTTTGGTTGGTAGCACTTTTAAAGTGCCAGTTTCCCCGGCCACCCATTCCACCTTCCAAAATAATTTTCTCCTCTTGGTCCTCGGTAATCTCGAACAACACCTTATTGGTCTCTGTATCCCTGACCACCGTTCCCAGAGGCACCTCCAAATAAACATCGGCTCCATCGGCACCCGTACTGCGGTTTTTGCTTCCGTGTTCGCCGTGGCCGGCCTTAAAATGCTTCTTAAATTTAAAATGATACAGGGTCCAAAGGTTTTTGTTCCCTTTTATAATGACATGGCCACCACGACCTCCATCTCCACCATCCGGGCCGCCTTTGGCCACATATTTTTCGCGGTGCAAATGCGTAGAACCTTTACCTCCGTTTCCAGAAGCGGCATACACTTTTACATAATCCACAAAATTGCCCTCGGTCATTCTTCTACACGTTGTAAAGCTAAGATATCCTTAAGGTAGTTCTTTATCTCTAGATAGTCCTCATGGTAGAGGTAGGATTCCTCAACCTTCAGATTTTTAATAGCATGTGGCACGGAATCCTTGGGTACATATTTATCAATCAGTTTTTGTTGACCAAAACGTTTGCCCACTTTATCGTTCTTAAAATAGCTATGCTTGTTGAAAACCATGTAATCCGATGTTTTTACAATTTGGCCTTCCTCCTTAATCAATCTTGGGGCAGTTCCCACATGATGCTCATAAACAATATCTTCCCCTTGTTGATAAATATGTCGCTCAAAATACATGACTTCGGTACGTGCATGCCTAAATATGGTCTTTCGTATGCCGTCATGTGCTTGGTAGGGTTCAATGAAGATGGACGTGGATGTCCCAGAATTTACCTGATACGCCTCTTCCACAGGCTGTGCATTTTTGTCATAAGCCTTGATGCTACGATCCAAATCATCTACCCATTCATATCTTGAATTACAGGCAATGCCCAAAATTAGAGGGATAAGAAAAAAAATGCGTTTCATGGTTACAGGGTATCAATAATGGCACACAAGCGTTCTGTAACTTCTTGAATTCCACCTATCCCGTTAACGGAGTGAAATTTGCCCTGTTTCTCATAAAAGGCTTTCAGTGGAGCCGTCTTTTGGTTGTATTCGTCAAAGCGGTTACGAATCTTACTTTCGTCTTGATCATCGGAACGGCCACTGCTCTTGCCACGTTCCAACAATCTAGCTACCAAAACATCATCGTCGGCCTCCAACGCGATAGTAGCATTTATTTTCATATCCTTGGATTCCAAAAAGTTATCCAAGGCTTCTGCCTGTGCAGCTGTTCTAGGGAATCCATCAAATATAAAGCCTGCGGCCTCTGGATTTTTCTCAACTTCGGCCTTGAGCATATCAATGGTGACCTCATCGGGCACCAAATCGCCTTTATCAATATAGGATTTGGCCAATTTACCCAATTCCGTTCCGTTTTTCATGTTGTAGCGGAAAACATCCCCGGTAGAAATGTGCTTCAAATTGTATTTTTCCTTTAGGAACTGTGCTTGCGTTCCTTTTCCTGCGCCTGGTTTTCCAAAGAGCACTAGGTTGATCATATCTGCTTGGTTTAATTGGTATACTTCTCTTAGGTTGCGCCCCTGCTCATTATAATCCAAGCCATAGCCCACAATAAAATTATTGGGAATATCCAGGCCCACGTAATCAATGGCATACTCACCATTGTACATGTCCGATTTATAAAAAAGCGTGGCTATCTTAAATTCTTTTACATTGGTCTGCGAAAACAGATGCACCAATTGTTTCAGTGTCCTTCCCGTATCGACCACATCTTCTAAAATAATAACACTTTTCCCCTCTATTTCTTCCGGAACATCCAACAAGGTTTCCACAATTCCTGTAGAGGTAAGTCCTTGATAGGAACTCAACCGCACAAAAGAAACCTCACAAGGATATTGGTATGCCTTTAAAAAATCCGAAACAAACATAAAGGCCCCATTGAGCACCCCCACAAATAGCGGTGTCTCATCCTTATAGTCCTTGGCAATTTCCGTGGCCATTTTTTCTATGGCCCGAAGAATTTGCTCTTCCTTGAGGTAGGGTTTAAAAAACTTGTCGTGAAGCTTGATCAAGGCAACATTATTTTAGTCAGGTTGGCAAAGATAGCATTTTTTGGGGGCGGTATTGCCCTAAGTCTTTTATCCCTTCAAGGAATTCATGTATTTTTGCTTTCATTCCAATTCGCTGATCAATGCAATTTTTCTCTTCGGACTTTAAACTGGGAATTTTAGGAGGTGGACAATTGGGCAAAATGATGCTCTATGAAACCCGAAAATGGGACATTTATACCAAAGTTATGGATGC
Encoded here:
- a CDS encoding DUF4136 domain-containing protein — protein: MRHLLFIAFCCLFASCSTIRVNYDYDKGTDFSNYTTYNYFSDMETGLSQLDERRLIRALDSTLQFKGYRLAEEPEFFINILSSEYQSAPNSSLGIGMGGTGRNVGGGVSVGVPIGNGGIQRHIQFDFVDAQRDALFWQASTESGYRDNASPSVREDRLKALVKKVFSKFPPETD
- a CDS encoding S9 family peptidase, producing MKTTQKINWVCGLSLFLFLGGSIQAQEKPGDTTLISSEEELQALAALDQGDYRYTVEDYFGNPKAFTFRFSPDGKYLSYRESDENGKRHIYVKNLETSEVKRAIEEKEELVRVYGWLNNERLYFSMDTGGDENYHIYAVDLDGDNLKDLTPFDGVRADFNELLRDDKEHIIVDLNKNNAQVFEPFKLNVVTGEITQLYTNDDPANPILGYDFDKTGKLKGFTKLRDGVEQDVYYEDGEGGFKVLKQLNWKDNFFIADFNYATEYPHDAYVISNLDNDKAEVQLYDLKENKIIKKIFSHDQYDVQEGGISRTRNYEIDYFAYEGEKSVIVPVSDVFKKMDAKVKEELPGMQYDILDSTEDENLYMLYVDSDRVYGIYYAYNVAKDELTELYNTMPQLKKEDMAEMRPITFTSRDGITLHGYITLPKAVLAGEKVPVIVNPHGGPQGIRDSWGFNPEAQLFASRGYATLQVNFRISGGYGREFLESGFKEIGRKAMDDVEDGLKYVVEQGWVDPKKAAIYGGSHGGYAVLRGLTKTPDLYACGVDYVGVSNLFTFMKTIPPYWKPYLKIIKEIWYDEDNPEEKKIMEEVSPVYQIDKIKKPLFVVQGANDPRVNIDESDQIVSALREKGYDVPYMVKYDEGHGFGKEENRLDLYRSMMGFYAKHLGQQEIPQPLKD
- a CDS encoding cupin domain-containing protein; translation: MNLSEIKSKEIMPGYHGKLVHGESMSWVFWDVDQDAEVPEHFHIHEQIMHVVEGTFELTLDGKTDTYHPGDVVIIPSNMPHRGKALTKCKLMDIFSPVRDEYR
- a CDS encoding DoxX family membrane protein; the protein is MNSKVFMVVRILLGLFVLIFGLNKFLNFIPMGGEMPDSVIAFFGAVSSSYTLKLVAIVEILAGLAFIFNKYGALMAIILMSVSVNAVLFHATLLPEGIGPALALLILNILALIGYKDRYKDLLKP
- a CDS encoding SDR family oxidoreductase, whose amino-acid sequence is MNISLKGKKALVGGSSKGIGEAIAMQLAKSGASVTLMARNEKRMKELTQEMDSSQGQKHQYLAVDFSNFEAFKRIISSFFERNTIDILVNNTQGPEGGGALEKSVDDYQNAFDLLFKSVVFTTELALKQMQNNKWGRIINVASISVKEPLSYLALSNTIRAAVVTWAKSLAFDVAQDGITVNSILTGYFDTDRIAQLNTKKAEKMGISPEEVLSAMEDKVPMKRIGKPAEYGYLVTFLASDQAAYITGTNIPIDGGLLKSM
- a CDS encoding LytTR family DNA-binding domain-containing protein; the protein is MKIKAVIVEDSRLARNELKELIKKYGDIELLGEAENVDNGFELIQNTTPDVLFLDINMPEKDGFELLEMLDEVPITVFTTAFDEYAIKSFEYNALDYLLKPVSEKRFAMAMDKVKAKLENADEGKGAETKKLSENSQIFIKDGEACWLVKIGDISLFEIVGNYTRVYFEDKKPLLYKSLNQVEEKLPETSFFRANRQQIVNTNYIENVVPWFNGKLKLTLKNGEEVEVSRRQSYIFKDKMSL
- the murC gene encoding UDP-N-acetylmuramate--L-alanine ligase, giving the protein MNIHFIAIGGSAMHNLALALEHKGYHITGSDDVIFEPSKSRLEAKGLLPEHFGWFPEKIHDRLDAVILGMHAKPDNPELLKAQEMGLKTYSYPEFLYEQSKYKTRVVIGGSHGKTTITSMILHVLDYHDIEVDYMVGAQLEGFDRMVHLTEENDFIVLEGDEYLSSPIDRRPKFHLYQPNIALLSGIAWDHINVFPTFENYVKQFQIFVDGIVSGGSITYNAEDAELVKVVESTENTIRKFPYHTPEYRVENGTTLLHTPEGEMPIEIFGRHNLNNLAGAKWICQQMGVDEVDFYEAIATFKGASKRLEKIAESQNKVIYKDFAHSPSKVMATTQAVKEQYPERKLLACLELHTYSSLNAGFLEEYQGALDAAEEAVVFYSPDAVKIKGLEEVTADQIAQAFKRADIKIFTDPKTFKDYLFTQNFENSALLLMSSGNYGGLDFERVKTLFE
- a CDS encoding adenylate kinase; protein product: MIKLHDKFFKPYLKEEQILRAIEKMATEIAKDYKDETPLFVGVLNGAFMFVSDFLKAYQYPCEVSFVRLSSYQGLTSTGIVETLLDVPEEIEGKSVIILEDVVDTGRTLKQLVHLFSQTNVKEFKIATLFYKSDMYNGEYAIDYVGLDIPNNFIVGYGLDYNEQGRNLREVYQLNQADMINLVLFGKPGAGKGTQAQFLKEKYNLKHISTGDVFRYNMKNGTELGKLAKSYIDKGDLVPDEVTIDMLKAEVEKNPEAAGFIFDGFPRTAAQAEALDNFLESKDMKINATIALEADDDVLVARLLERGKSSGRSDDQDESKIRNRFDEYNQKTAPLKAFYEKQGKFHSVNGIGGIQEVTERLCAIIDTL
- a CDS encoding sensor histidine kinase — protein: MELNSKRRNYIFWVLQLLGWGFINSVSIFVVKGLSPQLLLYSVVMGTFLGIFSTSLLRWYLKRSVQFESFGGKDFIKILISFLLTALVFGALNTLFGFLYVKFGPTLTEAEHNMFKNYDNIGIQVLNSLFLIGAWTVTYLVIKLLLKLNQDRIERLELNTHLKQAQLNTLKGQINPHFMFNSLNNIRGLMLEDVEKSREMLTKLSEILRYSLTKNNINAISVREELEVVDNYIDLSKIQFENRLEFVKNVEANTLDIQIPPMIIQLLVENAIKHGISNLKRGGAITLNIKKEEAILVIEVRNTGKLQITKDSTQLGLKNIEQRLKLLYADKASFSLEEVSDEVLALIKIPLA
- the obgE gene encoding GTPase ObgE, translating into MTEGNFVDYVKVYAASGNGGKGSTHLHREKYVAKGGPDGGDGGRGGHVIIKGNKNLWTLYHFKFKKHFKAGHGEHGSKNRSTGADGADVYLEVPLGTVVRDTETNKVLFEITEDQEEKIILEGGMGGRGNWHFKSATNQTPRYAQPGIPGQETQITLELKVLADVGLVGFPNAGKSTLLSVMTSAKPKIANYEFTTLKPNLGIVEYRDFRSFVMADIPGIIEGAAEGKGLGHYFLRHIERNATLLFLIPADSKDISQEYAILLDELRRYNPELLDKGRLVAISKCDMLDEELIAEIREDMKEDFKDVPYMFISSVSQLGIQELKDRLWELLNE